In one Serinus canaria isolate serCan28SL12 chromosome 2, serCan2020, whole genome shotgun sequence genomic region, the following are encoded:
- the MBP gene encoding myelin basic protein isoform X5, producing MASQKRSSFRHGSKLASASTIDHARHGSPRHRDSGLLDSLGRFFGGERHVPRRGSGKWPTYHHTTKDIHAARVSHHVGSIPPRSQHGRPVDDNPVVHFFKNIVSPRTPPPMQAKGRGLSLTRFSWGGETHKPGYGSGKFYEHKSAHKGHKGSYHEGQGTLSRIFKLGGSGSRPGSRSGSPIARR from the exons ATGGCTTCACAAAAACGCTCCTCTTTCCGGCACGGATCAAAACTGGCGTCTGCGAGCACTATAGACCATGCCAGACATGGATCCCCACGGCACAGAGACTCGGGTCTACTTGACTCGCTGGGCAGATTCTTTGGAGGTGAAAGGCACGTTCCCCGCCGGGGCTCGGGCAAG tGGCCAACATACCACCATACTACCAAG gaCATACATGCAGCCAGGGTCAGCCACCACGTCGGGTCCATCCCCCCAAGATCTCAGCATGGCCGGCCTGTTGATGACAACCCTGTAGTCCACTTCTTCAAGAACATT GTCTCACCCCGTACACCACCTCCAATGCAAGCAAAG GGAAGAGGATTATCCCTCACCAGATTTAGCTGG GGTGGTGAAACACACAAGCCAGGATATGGAAGCGGAAAATTCTATGAGCATAAATCTGCTCATAAGGGACATAAGGGATCCTATCATGAGGGCCAGGGCACTCTTTCCAGAATCTTTAAACTG GGAGGCTCTGGGTCCCGACCTGGATCGCGGTCTGGTTCCCCCATTGCTAGGCGCTGA